Proteins from one Catenuloplanes atrovinosus genomic window:
- a CDS encoding family 43 glycosylhydrolase has translation MNNPVLPGFTADPHLVVYGDTYWLYPTTDGFDGWSGTRFRAYSSTDLTRWTDHGVILDLATDITWADAHAWAPAAVERDGRYYLYFCADRAIGVAVADSPAGPFRDALGKPLIAADAYPDQMIDPMVFTDDDGRAYLYWGQGAAYQVPLHDDLVSFDPAEVNVHTPEGYNEAPFVIRRGDVYYLMWSENDTRSADYRVAYATSDGPLGPWSPRRGVILAKDESRGILGTGHHSVVREPGTDDWHIAYHRFAVPGGDGTHRETAIDRLHFTDDGAIVPVVPAR, from the coding sequence ATGAACAACCCCGTGCTGCCCGGATTCACCGCCGATCCGCACCTGGTCGTCTACGGCGATACGTACTGGCTGTACCCGACCACGGACGGCTTCGACGGCTGGTCCGGCACCCGGTTCCGCGCCTACTCCTCCACCGATCTGACCCGCTGGACCGACCACGGCGTGATCCTCGACCTGGCCACGGACATCACCTGGGCTGACGCGCACGCGTGGGCGCCCGCCGCGGTCGAGCGCGACGGGCGCTACTACCTGTACTTCTGCGCGGACCGGGCGATCGGCGTCGCGGTCGCCGACTCGCCGGCCGGCCCGTTCCGCGACGCGCTCGGCAAGCCGCTGATCGCCGCGGACGCGTACCCGGATCAGATGATCGATCCGATGGTCTTCACGGACGACGACGGCCGCGCGTACCTCTACTGGGGACAGGGCGCGGCCTACCAGGTCCCGCTGCACGACGACCTGGTGTCGTTCGACCCGGCCGAGGTGAACGTGCACACGCCGGAGGGCTACAACGAGGCGCCGTTCGTGATCAGGCGCGGCGACGTCTACTACCTGATGTGGTCGGAGAACGACACGCGCAGCGCCGACTACCGGGTCGCGTACGCCACCTCGGACGGACCGCTCGGCCCGTGGAGCCCGCGCCGCGGCGTCATCCTCGCCAAGGACGAGTCCCGCGGCATCCTCGGCACCGGCCACCACTCCGTCGTCCGCGAGCCCGGCACCGACGACTGGCACATCGCCTACCACCGATTCGCCGTCCCCGGCGGCGACGGCACCCACCGCGAAACCGCCATCGACCGCCTCCACTTCACCGACGACGGCGCCATCGTCCCGGTGGTGCCGGCCCGCTAG
- a CDS encoding alpha/beta hydrolase-fold protein, which produces MIDERIGALLAQVRDGAPEAADRLWRTAQASGGPLISPGPGGTSLVTFCWRGEAETTAVRWGVEAPLDRVPGTDLWHATVALPSRLRTLYYLGHGAAAVSPRDTTGVGATHVDPLNPHTFLFPRDPGDPTDRDCWVSLLELPDAPPEPWLSGPPVPAGVREQTEVASAALGGARRVTVHRPTGTPAAALVVFDGHLSQTVMRMPDLIDRLVAAGRVPPLVTLYVHVEDATRDQELGTTPAYAEFVARELIPWAHAEFGLTADPARTAAAGMSLGGLTAAYVALSAPDVFGRALSHSGSFWRAGPDGEPEWLTREYARRPRADLSLYLDVGDRETGPGPGGAASQVDVNRRIRDVLIGRGYPLAYREYLGGHDYVNWRRLFPDALIGLLGR; this is translated from the coding sequence ATGATCGACGAGCGGATCGGCGCGCTGCTGGCACAGGTTCGCGACGGCGCACCCGAGGCGGCCGACCGTCTCTGGCGTACGGCCCAGGCCTCGGGCGGGCCGCTGATCTCCCCGGGCCCGGGCGGCACGTCGCTGGTGACGTTCTGCTGGCGCGGCGAGGCGGAGACCACCGCGGTGCGCTGGGGCGTCGAGGCCCCGCTCGACCGGGTGCCCGGCACGGACCTGTGGCACGCGACCGTGGCGCTGCCGTCCCGGCTGCGCACGCTCTACTACCTCGGCCACGGCGCCGCCGCCGTCTCCCCGCGCGACACGACCGGCGTGGGTGCCACCCACGTCGACCCGCTCAACCCGCACACGTTCCTGTTCCCCCGCGACCCCGGCGACCCGACCGACCGCGACTGCTGGGTCTCGCTGCTGGAACTGCCGGACGCACCGCCCGAGCCCTGGCTGTCCGGCCCGCCGGTCCCGGCCGGCGTGCGCGAGCAGACCGAGGTGGCCAGCGCCGCGCTCGGCGGCGCGCGCCGCGTGACGGTCCACCGCCCGACCGGTACGCCCGCCGCCGCGCTCGTCGTCTTCGACGGGCACCTCTCGCAGACCGTGATGCGCATGCCCGACCTGATCGACCGGCTCGTCGCCGCCGGGCGGGTCCCGCCGCTGGTCACGCTCTACGTGCACGTCGAGGACGCGACCCGCGACCAGGAACTGGGCACCACGCCGGCGTACGCGGAGTTCGTGGCGCGCGAGCTGATCCCGTGGGCGCACGCGGAGTTCGGCCTCACCGCGGACCCGGCGCGGACCGCCGCCGCCGGCATGTCGCTGGGCGGGCTGACCGCGGCGTACGTGGCACTGAGCGCCCCCGACGTGTTCGGCCGCGCGCTGTCGCACTCGGGCAGCTTCTGGCGCGCCGGCCCGGACGGCGAACCGGAGTGGCTGACCCGCGAGTACGCCCGGCGCCCCCGCGCCGACCTGAGCCTCTACCTCGACGTCGGCGACCGGGAGACCGGCCCGGGCCCCGGCGGCGCGGCCTCACAGGTGGACGTGAACCGGCGCATACGGGACGTGCTGATCGGCCGGGGCTACCCGCTGGCGTACCGGGAGTACCTGGGCGGCCACGACTACGTCAACTGGCGGCGGCTCTTCCCGGACGCGCTGATCGGCCTGCTGGGCCGCTGA
- a CDS encoding alpha/beta hydrolase yields MADALVIPGGRYGSTTGMLLYAGDVAERRGATVHRHTWTGAPPDPERATVETWVHGEIAATLDAMTEPLLIGKSLGSNAAAVAADRGLPAIWLTPLLFHPWVVAALERTTAPFLLVGGTADPCWDTAVAHRLTPRVVEIEGGDHGLYVPGPLSETLDALARVVTEADRFLAEIGWPGATGA; encoded by the coding sequence ATGGCCGACGCACTGGTGATACCCGGGGGCCGGTACGGGTCGACGACCGGGATGCTGCTCTACGCCGGCGACGTGGCGGAGCGCCGCGGCGCCACCGTGCACCGCCACACCTGGACCGGCGCCCCTCCGGACCCGGAGCGGGCCACCGTCGAGACCTGGGTGCACGGCGAGATCGCCGCCACGCTCGACGCCATGACCGAGCCGCTGCTGATCGGGAAGTCGCTCGGCAGCAACGCCGCCGCGGTGGCCGCCGACCGGGGGCTGCCCGCGATCTGGCTCACCCCACTCCTGTTCCACCCGTGGGTCGTCGCGGCGCTGGAGCGGACCACCGCACCGTTCCTGCTGGTCGGCGGCACCGCCGACCCGTGCTGGGACACGGCGGTCGCGCACCGGCTCACCCCGCGCGTGGTGGAGATCGAGGGCGGCGACCACGGCCTGTACGTCCCGGGACCGCTCAGCGAGACGCTGGACGCGCTGGCCCGCGTCGTCACCGAGGCCGACCGCTTCCTCGCCGAGATCGGCTGGCCGGGAGCGACCGGGGCATGA
- a CDS encoding EAL and HDOD domain-containing protein → MSNSPEGARAARTVHVGRQAVLDRKRAVIGHELLFRRDSASLEATHRDSGATSQVIVTSITDIGLESLGGGARCFLNLTREFVTGELPLPFGPDKVVLEILETIDVDDSVVDGVRRLVNDGYEVALDDFVPGTGADRLLPLAAYVKVDVLESTRDEILETLALCRTYPQITVIAERVENAEHMEFALAAGFDGFQGYAISRPEVVSAAALPAPRLRGMELLGMLVDNNLPPSQVNSLITSDATLSVRMLAAANADPLGLPVQVKSVQEAILLLGEDRLRDWTTLMLAGDTVGDENVLRQTPAGLGRARMAQNLARRLNLPADEAFVVGLVSSAAEALGTPTAELAPRLSLNAELTDALTEGTGALGNLLGLITAYEVIDPPRHDQ, encoded by the coding sequence ATGTCCAACTCCCCGGAAGGTGCGCGCGCCGCGCGGACCGTACACGTGGGCCGCCAGGCGGTCCTCGACCGCAAGCGGGCGGTCATCGGTCACGAGCTGCTGTTTCGCCGCGACTCGGCGTCGCTGGAGGCCACCCACCGTGACTCCGGCGCGACCAGCCAGGTGATCGTCACCTCGATCACGGACATCGGGCTGGAGTCGCTGGGTGGCGGCGCGCGATGCTTCCTGAACCTGACCCGCGAGTTCGTCACCGGTGAGCTGCCGCTGCCGTTCGGGCCGGACAAGGTGGTCCTGGAGATCCTGGAGACCATCGACGTGGACGACTCGGTCGTCGACGGCGTGCGCCGGCTGGTCAACGACGGCTACGAGGTGGCGCTGGACGACTTCGTGCCCGGCACCGGGGCGGACCGGCTGCTGCCGCTGGCCGCCTACGTGAAGGTCGACGTGCTGGAGTCGACGCGCGACGAGATCCTCGAGACGCTGGCGCTGTGCCGCACGTACCCGCAGATCACGGTCATCGCGGAACGCGTCGAGAACGCGGAGCACATGGAGTTCGCGCTGGCCGCGGGCTTCGACGGCTTCCAGGGCTACGCGATCTCCCGCCCCGAGGTGGTCTCCGCCGCCGCGCTGCCCGCGCCGCGGCTGCGCGGCATGGAACTGCTCGGCATGCTGGTCGACAACAACCTGCCCCCGTCGCAGGTCAACTCGCTGATCACGTCCGACGCCACGCTCTCGGTGCGCATGCTGGCCGCCGCGAACGCGGACCCGCTGGGCCTTCCGGTGCAGGTCAAGTCCGTGCAGGAGGCGATCCTGCTGCTCGGCGAGGACCGGCTGCGCGACTGGACCACGCTGATGCTGGCCGGCGACACCGTCGGTGACGAGAACGTGCTGCGCCAGACGCCGGCCGGGCTCGGCCGCGCCCGGATGGCCCAGAACCTCGCCCGCCGCCTGAATCTGCCCGCGGACGAGGCGTTCGTGGTCGGCCTGGTCTCCTCCGCCGCGGAGGCGCTCGGCACGCCCACCGCGGAGCTGGCGCCCCGCCTCTCCCTCAACGCGGAACTCACGGACGCGCTCACCGAGGGCACCGGCGCGCTCGGCAACCTGCTCGGCCTGATCACGGCGTACGAGGTCATCGACCCGCCGAGACACGATCAATAA
- a CDS encoding TetR/AcrR family transcriptional regulator, with translation MPKTVVPEEKRRRRRPTRSGTVLSETLIVDTALRLLREHGSAGLSARRLGLALDCDPSALYRYFRGMDELTLAIGDTLIGQALHGWSPTGSWREDLRTLGLRIHAAYVAHPQAAVLTTSRVTGKANELAADEAVLAVLHASGLPVPEAVGVYHAFIDQTLAFAALDAASLALPNAALLAEEEVWRSTYARLPSATHPHIAEAAPLLATQMVSSAFPAALELLLDGVAARMRRA, from the coding sequence ATGCCGAAGACGGTGGTACCGGAGGAGAAACGGCGACGCCGGCGGCCCACCCGCAGCGGCACCGTGCTGTCCGAGACACTGATCGTGGACACCGCATTGCGCCTGCTCAGGGAGCATGGCAGCGCGGGCCTCAGTGCACGGCGGCTCGGCCTGGCGCTGGACTGCGACCCGAGCGCGCTGTACCGCTACTTCCGGGGCATGGACGAGCTCACGCTTGCGATCGGCGACACACTGATCGGTCAGGCGCTGCACGGCTGGTCGCCGACCGGCTCGTGGCGCGAGGACCTGCGCACCCTGGGGCTGCGCATCCACGCGGCCTACGTGGCGCACCCGCAGGCCGCGGTGCTCACCACCAGCCGGGTGACCGGCAAGGCGAACGAGCTGGCCGCGGACGAGGCGGTGCTGGCGGTGCTGCACGCGTCCGGGCTGCCGGTTCCGGAGGCGGTCGGGGTGTACCACGCGTTCATCGACCAGACCTTGGCGTTCGCGGCGCTGGACGCGGCGTCGCTGGCGCTGCCGAACGCGGCACTGCTCGCCGAGGAGGAGGTGTGGCGGTCCACCTACGCCCGGCTGCCGTCCGCCACCCACCCGCACATCGCGGAGGCGGCGCCGCTGCTGGCCACCCAGATGGTGTCCAGCGCCTTCCCGGCCGCGCTCGAGCTGCTGCTGGACGGCGTCGCGGCCCGCATGCGCAGGGCCTGA
- a CDS encoding RNA polymerase sigma factor, translating to MNEIRSLVPAVIGILVRRGADFAAAEDAVQDALVEAVRVWPDDPPRDPKGWLVTVAWRRFVDATRADAARRRREDVIDAEPPPGPASATDDTLRLYFLCAHPSLTPSSAVALTLRAVGGLTTRQIAAAYLVPEATMAQRISRAKRTVAGVRFDQPGDVATVLRVLYLVFNEGYSGDVDLAAEAIRLTRQLAAVSGHPEVSGLLALMLLHHARHASRTAPDGGLVPLAEQDRGRWDTAMIAEGVEILQAALARDRLGEFQAQAAIAALHADAPTAAETDWIQILEWYDELVRLTDSPVVLLNRAVALGEADGPHAGLAALAELDPSLPRHTAAAAYLHERAGDPATAARLYAEAARKATNLAERDHLTRQAARLNTR from the coding sequence GTGAACGAGATCCGGAGCCTCGTCCCGGCCGTGATCGGCATCCTCGTCCGCCGCGGAGCCGACTTCGCGGCGGCCGAGGACGCGGTCCAGGACGCGCTGGTCGAGGCGGTACGGGTGTGGCCGGACGACCCGCCGCGCGACCCGAAGGGCTGGCTGGTCACCGTGGCGTGGCGCCGGTTCGTGGACGCGACCAGGGCGGACGCGGCCCGCCGCCGGCGCGAGGACGTGATCGACGCGGAACCGCCGCCCGGCCCGGCGTCCGCGACCGACGACACGCTGCGGCTGTACTTCCTGTGCGCGCACCCGTCGCTGACGCCGTCCTCCGCGGTCGCGCTCACGCTGCGCGCGGTCGGCGGCCTGACCACGCGGCAGATCGCGGCGGCGTACCTGGTGCCGGAGGCGACCATGGCGCAGCGGATCAGCCGGGCCAAGCGCACGGTCGCGGGCGTGCGGTTCGACCAGCCGGGCGACGTCGCCACCGTGCTGCGCGTGCTCTACCTGGTCTTCAACGAGGGCTACTCCGGCGACGTGGACCTCGCGGCCGAGGCGATCCGGCTGACCCGGCAGCTCGCGGCCGTGTCCGGCCATCCGGAGGTGTCCGGCCTGCTCGCGTTGATGCTGCTGCACCACGCACGGCACGCGTCGCGGACCGCGCCGGACGGCGGCCTGGTGCCGCTCGCCGAGCAGGACCGCGGCCGGTGGGACACCGCCATGATCGCCGAGGGGGTGGAGATCCTGCAGGCCGCGCTCGCCCGGGACCGGCTGGGCGAGTTCCAGGCGCAGGCCGCGATCGCGGCGCTGCACGCGGACGCGCCCACGGCCGCGGAGACCGACTGGATCCAAATCCTCGAGTGGTACGACGAGCTGGTGCGCCTGACGGACAGCCCGGTCGTGCTGCTCAACCGCGCGGTGGCGCTCGGCGAGGCGGACGGCCCGCACGCCGGCCTGGCCGCGCTGGCGGAACTGGACCCGTCGCTGCCCCGGCACACCGCGGCGGCGGCGTACCTGCACGAGCGTGCCGGGGACCCGGCCACGGCCGCGCGGCTCTACGCGGAGGCCGCGCGCAAGGCCACGAACCTGGCCGAACGCGACCACCTGACCCGCCAGGCCGCCCGCCTCAACACCCGATGA
- a CDS encoding saccharopine dehydrogenase family protein, giving the protein MRVLLMGAGGVGTAITRIAARRQFFDEMVVADYDLARAQAAVTAVRDPRFRAERVDAADPAAITALIRRTGAGVVLNAVDPRFVMPIFEAARAAGVTYLDMAMSLSRPHPDAPYAQCGVKLGDDQFAQSEAWARDGRLALVGMGVEPGLSDVFARHAADALFDEIDEIGVRDGANLTVDGHEFAPSFNIWTTIEECLNPPVVWESGRGWFTTAPFSEPEVFDFPEGIGPVQCVNVEHEEVLLIPRWVPARRVTFKYGLGEEFIRTLRTLHQIGLDRTDAIIVPGPTGPVTVSPRDVVAATLPDPATLGARMRGKTCAGTWVRGTRDGAPREVYLYHVVDNEWSMAEYGCQAVVWQTAINPVVALELLATGAWSGTGVLGPEAFPARPFLDLLTAYGSPWGMRELTPAALPAGLQAA; this is encoded by the coding sequence ATGCGAGTCCTGCTGATGGGTGCAGGCGGTGTCGGAACGGCGATCACCCGAATCGCCGCCCGGCGACAGTTTTTCGACGAGATGGTCGTGGCCGACTACGACCTCGCCCGCGCGCAGGCCGCCGTCACCGCGGTCCGCGACCCCCGGTTCCGCGCCGAGCGGGTGGACGCCGCCGACCCCGCGGCGATCACCGCGCTGATCCGGCGCACCGGCGCCGGCGTGGTGCTGAACGCGGTCGACCCGCGCTTCGTCATGCCGATCTTCGAGGCGGCCCGCGCGGCCGGCGTGACCTACCTGGACATGGCCATGTCGCTGTCCCGGCCGCACCCGGACGCGCCCTACGCGCAGTGCGGCGTGAAGCTCGGCGACGACCAGTTCGCGCAGTCCGAGGCGTGGGCCCGCGACGGCCGCCTCGCGCTGGTCGGCATGGGCGTCGAGCCCGGCCTGTCCGACGTGTTCGCCCGGCACGCGGCGGACGCGCTGTTCGACGAGATCGACGAGATCGGCGTCCGCGACGGCGCCAACCTCACCGTGGACGGCCACGAGTTCGCGCCGTCGTTCAACATCTGGACCACCATCGAGGAGTGCCTGAACCCGCCGGTGGTCTGGGAGTCCGGCCGCGGCTGGTTCACCACCGCGCCGTTCAGCGAGCCGGAGGTCTTCGACTTCCCCGAGGGCATCGGCCCGGTCCAGTGCGTCAACGTGGAGCACGAGGAGGTGCTGCTCATCCCGCGCTGGGTCCCGGCCCGCCGGGTCACGTTCAAGTACGGCCTGGGCGAGGAGTTCATCCGCACGCTCCGCACGCTGCACCAGATCGGCCTCGACCGCACCGACGCGATCATCGTCCCCGGCCCCACCGGCCCGGTCACCGTCTCCCCGCGCGACGTGGTCGCCGCCACGCTCCCCGACCCCGCCACGCTCGGCGCCCGCATGCGCGGCAAGACCTGCGCCGGCACCTGGGTCCGCGGCACCCGCGACGGCGCACCGCGCGAGGTCTACCTCTACCACGTGGTCGACAACGAGTGGTCGATGGCCGAGTACGGCTGCCAGGCCGTCGTCTGGCAGACCGCGATCAACCCGGTCGTCGCGCTGGAACTGCTGGCCACCGGCGCCTGGTCCGGCACCGGCGTCCTCGGCCCCGAGGCCTTCCCGGCCCGCCCGTTCCTCGACCTCCTCACCGCCTACGGCTCCCCGTGGGGCATGCGCGAGCTGACCCCGGCGGCGCTTCCCGCCGGCCTCCAGGCGGCATGA
- a CDS encoding glycoside hydrolase family 43 protein — protein sequence MDRRLLALTPLLSLLLAATPATAAEPPPDRAAVKAAAAAITLHDLGDVRGNLTLPAAGLHGTAIRWRSSAPRIITPTGEVHRGRHAARVVLTATVTLGEARAHRTFTATVRARPRPEPMAGYLFSYFTGEGTADGEQVYFALSQGNDPLHWQELNGGAPVLTSTLGEQGLRDPFIIRSPEGDKFYQIATDLRIYGNGDWDAAQRTGSRSIMVWESTDLVTWTDQRLVQVSPETAGNTWAPEAYYDEALGAYVVFWASKLYAADDPRHTGDSYNRMMYATTRDFRTFSEARVWKDPGYSVIDSTVIRDGDTYYRFTKDERNPSSSTPCSKFIIAERSGTLLDTDWDFVAECIGSGALARGEGPLVFKSNSEEKWYLFIDEFGGRGYVPFETTDLSSGGWTVSADYALPSRPRHGTVLPVTAAEHAALLARYGPAYSPGS from the coding sequence ATGGACCGCCGGCTGCTGGCGCTCACGCCGCTGCTGTCCCTGCTGCTCGCCGCCACTCCGGCGACCGCCGCGGAGCCGCCGCCGGACCGGGCCGCGGTCAAGGCGGCGGCGGCCGCCATCACCCTCCACGACCTCGGCGACGTGCGCGGCAACCTGACGCTGCCGGCGGCCGGGCTGCACGGCACCGCGATCCGCTGGCGATCGTCCGCGCCCAGGATCATCACGCCGACCGGCGAGGTGCACCGCGGCCGGCACGCCGCGCGCGTGGTGCTGACCGCGACGGTCACCCTCGGCGAGGCACGGGCCCACCGCACGTTCACGGCGACGGTGCGCGCCCGGCCGCGACCCGAGCCGATGGCGGGCTACCTGTTCAGCTACTTCACCGGCGAGGGCACGGCCGACGGCGAGCAGGTCTACTTCGCGCTCAGCCAGGGCAACGATCCGCTGCACTGGCAGGAGCTCAACGGCGGCGCGCCGGTGCTCACCTCCACGCTCGGCGAGCAAGGGCTGCGCGACCCGTTCATCATCCGCTCGCCCGAGGGCGACAAGTTCTACCAGATCGCCACGGATCTGCGCATCTACGGCAACGGCGACTGGGACGCGGCACAGCGCACCGGCAGCCGGTCCATCATGGTGTGGGAATCGACGGACCTGGTCACCTGGACCGATCAGCGCCTGGTCCAGGTGTCGCCGGAGACCGCGGGCAACACCTGGGCGCCGGAGGCGTACTACGACGAGGCCCTCGGGGCGTACGTGGTGTTCTGGGCCTCGAAGCTCTACGCCGCCGACGATCCGCGGCACACCGGCGACTCGTACAACCGGATGATGTACGCGACCACCCGCGACTTCCGCACGTTCAGCGAGGCCCGGGTCTGGAAGGACCCCGGCTACTCGGTCATCGACTCCACCGTGATCAGGGACGGCGACACGTACTACCGGTTCACCAAGGACGAGCGGAACCCGAGTTCGTCCACGCCGTGCAGCAAGTTCATCATCGCGGAGCGGTCGGGCACGCTGCTGGACACGGACTGGGACTTCGTCGCCGAGTGCATCGGCAGCGGCGCGCTCGCCCGCGGCGAAGGCCCGCTGGTCTTCAAGTCGAACAGCGAGGAGAAGTGGTACCTGTTCATCGACGAGTTCGGCGGGCGCGGCTACGTGCCGTTCGAGACCACGGATCTGAGCTCCGGCGGGTGGACCGTGTCCGCGGACTACGCGCTGCCGTCCCGGCCCCGGCACGGCACCGTGCTGCCGGTCACCGCGGCCGAGCACGCGGCGCTGCTGGCCAGGTACGGGCCCGCGTACAGTCCGGGATCATGA
- a CDS encoding Dyp-type peroxidase: MHVDRRALLLGGAGVGLAGLAGCATPAAAPEPPAVAVPPAVARQPGVVTPPAAETEFVAFDVTAPDRDALAEALRALSVPAAGVTVTVAVGASLFDRPFGLARPRRLTRMPPFRADVLDARWCHGDLLVQVGADTRERIDAVLARPLPHLTPRWRLAGTQRDRNPFGFTEGAGNPDTANAELMDRCVWVQPGDDEPAWCAGGTYQVVRLIRLAVPAWEAEPAHVQERVIGRHKDTGAPLGRTAPDAVVEFAADPDGAVIPLDAHIRRAYPRAGRERRILRRGHAYRRDPADVGQIFVCFQRDLELGFATVQRRLAGEALERYVRTFGGGYYFVPPGGGDFIGEAMLA, translated from the coding sequence GTGCACGTCGACAGGCGCGCGCTGCTCCTCGGCGGTGCGGGCGTGGGCCTCGCCGGGCTCGCGGGCTGCGCCACGCCCGCGGCGGCGCCGGAACCGCCGGCCGTGGCGGTGCCGCCGGCCGTGGCGCGCCAGCCCGGCGTGGTGACGCCGCCCGCCGCGGAGACGGAGTTCGTGGCGTTCGACGTGACCGCGCCGGACCGGGACGCACTCGCCGAGGCGCTGCGCGCGCTGAGCGTGCCGGCCGCCGGCGTCACCGTGACGGTCGCGGTGGGCGCGTCGCTGTTCGACCGGCCGTTCGGACTGGCGCGCCCGCGCCGGCTGACCCGGATGCCGCCGTTCCGCGCCGACGTGCTGGACGCCCGGTGGTGCCACGGTGACCTGCTGGTGCAGGTCGGCGCGGACACCCGGGAGCGGATCGACGCGGTGCTCGCCCGGCCGCTGCCGCACCTCACGCCGCGCTGGCGGCTGGCCGGCACGCAGCGGGACCGGAACCCGTTCGGGTTCACCGAGGGCGCCGGGAACCCGGACACGGCGAACGCGGAGCTGATGGACCGGTGCGTGTGGGTGCAGCCCGGCGACGACGAACCGGCCTGGTGCGCGGGCGGCACGTACCAGGTCGTCCGGCTGATCCGGCTGGCCGTGCCGGCCTGGGAGGCGGAGCCGGCACACGTCCAGGAGCGGGTCATCGGCCGGCACAAGGACACCGGCGCGCCGCTCGGCCGCACCGCGCCGGACGCGGTGGTCGAGTTCGCGGCCGACCCGGACGGCGCCGTCATCCCGCTCGACGCGCACATCCGCCGCGCGTACCCGCGGGCCGGCCGGGAACGCCGGATTCTGCGCCGCGGCCACGCCTACCGCCGCGACCCGGCGGACGTCGGCCAGATCTTCGTCTGCTTCCAGCGCGACCTGGAACTCGGCTTCGCCACGGTGCAGCGCCGGCTGGCCGGCGAGGCGCTGGAGCGGTACGTGCGGACCTTCGGCGGCGGCTACTACTTCGTGCCGCCCGGCGGCGGGGACTTCATCGGCGAGGCCATGCTGGCGTGA
- a CDS encoding LysR family transcriptional regulator encodes MVPDLDLRLVRYFTVVAERLNFARAAEELRVAQPSLSRQIQRLEDALGVRLLERSTQGSRLTAAGAAFLPRAQRLLHAAEQSVLTARAAAPARTITIGYADDLIITTAVRDLRHRFPEAHVRVRHLGTRDAGTLAARQVDALVARTPLPVPAGDLEVTVLYDEPRVLVVPATHRLAGKESVTTADLAAEPLVGCTGMGGDWTAFWRLEPRADGAPAPLGATLADTYDDKLEAVADGDAVALVPAGDRRFTLRPDLVTVPVEDLEPCQVVVATRAGDADPLVAEFVRSARNLLAR; translated from the coding sequence GTGGTCCCCGATCTGGATCTGCGCCTGGTCCGGTACTTCACCGTGGTCGCCGAGCGGCTCAACTTCGCGCGCGCGGCCGAGGAACTGCGGGTCGCCCAGCCCTCGCTGAGCCGGCAGATCCAGCGCCTCGAGGACGCGCTCGGCGTGCGCCTGCTGGAGCGCTCCACCCAGGGCAGCCGGCTCACCGCGGCCGGCGCGGCGTTCCTGCCGCGGGCGCAGCGGCTGCTGCACGCGGCCGAGCAGTCCGTGCTCACCGCGCGCGCCGCGGCACCGGCACGGACGATCACCATCGGCTACGCGGACGATCTGATCATCACCACGGCGGTGCGGGACCTGCGTCACCGGTTCCCGGAGGCGCACGTCCGGGTCCGTCACCTCGGCACCCGCGACGCCGGCACGCTGGCGGCCCGGCAGGTCGACGCGCTGGTCGCCCGCACGCCGCTGCCGGTCCCGGCCGGCGACCTCGAGGTGACGGTCCTCTACGACGAGCCCCGGGTCCTGGTCGTGCCCGCCACGCACCGGCTCGCCGGCAAGGAGTCGGTCACGACCGCCGACCTCGCCGCCGAACCGCTCGTCGGCTGCACCGGCATGGGCGGCGACTGGACCGCGTTCTGGCGGCTCGAACCGCGCGCGGACGGCGCGCCCGCCCCGCTCGGCGCCACGCTGGCCGACACCTACGACGACAAGCTGGAGGCCGTCGCGGACGGCGACGCCGTGGCCCTGGTCCCGGCCGGCGACCGGCGCTTCACGCTGCGCCCCGATCTGGTCACGGTGCCCGTCGAGGACCTCGAGCCGTGCCAGGTCGTGGTCGCCACCCGCGCCGGGGACGCCGACCCGCTGGTCGCCGAGTTCGTCCGCTCCGCGCGGAACCTGCTCGCCCGCTGA
- a CDS encoding YciI family protein, with the protein MAKYLLLKHYRGAPAAVNDVPMEKWTPEEISAHVTYMRDFARRLERTGEFVTESALAPEGEWVRYDGEGRPPVTDGPFAETKDLIAGWMVIDVDSHERAIELAGELSAAPGAGGRPIHEWLEVRPFLAAPPLITE; encoded by the coding sequence ATGGCCAAGTACCTGCTGCTCAAGCACTACCGCGGCGCGCCTGCGGCGGTGAACGACGTACCGATGGAGAAATGGACACCGGAGGAGATCTCCGCGCACGTGACCTACATGCGGGACTTCGCGCGCCGGCTGGAGCGGACCGGTGAGTTCGTCACCGAGAGCGCGCTCGCGCCGGAGGGCGAGTGGGTGCGGTACGACGGGGAGGGCCGCCCGCCGGTGACGGACGGGCCGTTCGCCGAGACCAAGGACCTGATCGCCGGCTGGATGGTGATCGATGTGGACAGCCACGAGCGCGCGATCGAGCTGGCCGGTGAGCTGTCCGCCGCGCCGGGTGCCGGTGGCCGGCCGATCCACGAGTGGCTGGAGGTGCGCCCGTTCCTGGCCGCGCCGCCGCTGATCACCGAGTGA